The genomic DNA ACCTTTATCTATACGTCTTGGTTAAAAATAAGCGACTAGATTTACTCGAATCTTTATTTTATAAATCTAAATCTAATGCAGGTAAAATATATGCTCTTCGTGGAATTTTTGAACTTGATTCCATATGAAAATCTTGATATTACAAATATACCCTCTGATAAAATTGAAAACTGGCAGTTATATATAAAACAACACCTTCATACTTAATGGGATGGGAAGATGAAATTAGACTGAGAATTAAAAACCTGATCAAAAAATATAACACATCTGATCCTGCTATTTTATTAAAAAACTAGGTATTATAGTACTATATGATGATTTAGGAGACTTAAAAGGATATTATAAACACCCACGAGGTAGAAAAGTAATAGTAGTCAACTCTTTACTCAGTAAATTTGCACAAATAATAGTCCTTGCACATGAACTTGGACATGCTATTTTACATTCAGGTTCTACAGTGGCTTTAATGCATAGACATATATTGCAATATAGTAGCATAATGGAAAATGAAGCTAATAAATTCGCTGCAGAATTATTATTGAATGGATATGATACAGATAATATTGAATACTCCTACTGTTACTGTGATGAGGTATCTAATGATGAAAATGACAGGGTCTTATTAGAAAGATTAAGAGAATTCAAGTTTAGTAATAAATATTAAAATACACAAGGAGGTAACATGAAGAAAATAATAATATTGCTATTTTTATTAATTTTAATGAGTTGTAGCAAAGAATCCGGTTCACAAAAATCATTTGAAAACTTAATGTCAACATTTCAATCCGGCAATGAGGATCAAATAATTAAAATTTCAGAAAGAAATTTTTCTGATAATCCATTTAATCAATATTTTTTTGAGGAAGCTCCGTTTTATCTTCAATCTTTCAAAAAGATAAAATATAAAATAATTGAAGTAAAAGAAGATAAAAATACCGCTACTATAAAATTTTTAATTGAAGCACCAAATTTATCTGAGTATAGTATTGAACCGTATCTAAAATTATCAACGAGTCAATTAACATTTTCAGGTTATAATAAAAAAGAGATACTTTTTCAAGCAACTAATGCTGCTTACTCATCTATTTTAGCTAGAAACGACCTAAAATATATTAAAAAAGAGCTTTCTTTAAATATTGTGAAAAAAAGAGGCAAATGGGTTATAGATGAAAATAGTCCTGATTTTATAGAATTTGTTGCTGTTCTTATTGAGCGAAAAACATCTTTTTAAAATTATTACAGGTTAGATCAAAAAATATAACACATCTGATCCTGCTATATTATGTAAAAAACTAGGTATTATAGTACTATATGATGATTTAGGATACTTAAAAGGATATTAAACACCCACAAGGTAGAAAAGTAATAGTGGTCAACTCTTTACTCAGCAAATTTGCACAAATAATAGTCCTTGCACATGAACTTGGACATGCTATTTTATATTCAGGTTCTACAGTGGCTTTAATGCATAGACATATATTGCAATATAGTAACATAATGGAAAATGAAGCTAATAAATTCGCTGCAGAATTATTATTGAATGGATATGATACAGATAATATTGAATACTACTACTGTTACTGTGATGAGGTATCTAATGATGAAATATTGTTGGAAAGATTAAGAGAATTCAAGTTTAGTAATAAATATCAAATATACAAGGAGATAACATGAAGAAAATAATAATATTATTATTTTTATTGATTTTAATGAGTTGTAGTAAAACTCCCGAATCTCAAAAAGCATTTGAAAGTATAATGGCAGCTTTGCAATCTGGTAATTCTGAGCATGTAACTAAAGTTTCAAATGAAGATTTATCTAGTGGTACATTTAAAGCATCTTATCTTGAGCAGCTACCATTTTATCTCGAACATTTTAAAAAGATAAAGTATAAAATAATTGAAGTAAAAGAAGAAAATAATACTAGTACTATAAAATTTTCAATTGAAGCTCCAAATCTATTCGAATATGCTCCTGAAGTATTTCAAAAAGTACTAGCTGCATCATATGCAGGAACTACTCAAGAAATGGCTACTAAAACAATGAATAATGAATATTTAGAAATATTAAAAAAGAATAATTTAAAATATGTAAAGAAAGAACTTATTTTAAATATGCTAAAAAAGGATGGGAAATGGATAATAGATGAAAATAGTCCTGATATTACAGAATTTACATCTATTATTATTGGTAGACTCGATAAACTAAATAATGGAGAACCTGCTAACAATGAAAAAGTTGAAACAAAATATTTCAAAAAAGGTGAAAGAGGTGTTTTAACTTTATCAGCTCAAACTGTTTTAAGTGTTGAGTTTTATGAGAATGCAAAATATGAAAAATTACGTGAAGGTTATGAATTTGTTGTAATAAAATTATTAAAAGAAAATATAACACAAGATATAATTCCTGGAACTCCAAGAGGTGAATATCAAATTGAAACCAAAGATAACATCTTAATCAAGCCAATATACATCTATGATTTTGGAGAATATAATCAGGAGGCTATACCATCTGGCAACAAAATAGAACAAACTTTAGTTTATATGGTTCCAAAAGGGCAATCTAAAAATTTAGTAATTGTTGATGAGGGAATCAAATATGCTAGTTTTGATTTAGGACTTTAAATAAAAAAATCTCTCCCGACCAAGAAAGAGACTTAAAACGTGATATAAATACCACCTTTGACATTGGAATTATATCACACTTTTACTAAAAATAAAAGGATGTGATTTTTTTATGCGTAACCCAAATGGATACGGATCCATTTTTAAATTATCTGGGAATCGGAGAAAGCCTTTTGCTGTTAGAATTACAAAAGGATATACCGATGAAGGAAAACAAATTTATAAATATTTAAGCTATCATAATACAAGAAGGGAGTCCATGCAAGCACTTGCAGCATACAATACAACCCCATATAATGTTGATGAAAACAATGTTACTTTTGGTGAATTATATGAAAAATGGAAAGAAAGACATTTTAAAGATTTAAGTAAGAATTCTATCAAAGGATATGAGACAAGCTACAATCACTGCAAGTCCATCTTAAATCTAAAAATAAAAGATATAAAAGCAATACATATGCAGAATTTAATTGATAGTTTAGGTAAAAACCACGCTACTCTAAAAATTCTGAAAAGTTTATTAAATTTATTTTTCAAATATGCTATGGAAATGGATATTATCCAAAAAAGACTATAGTAAATATATAAAAATTGGCAAACATGTAGTCATTAAATAAAGAACTATATTCACAGATCACGAAATCGATTTATTGTGGGCTAATTTGCAAAATTTCAAATATGCCGTCCCAATCCTCATTATGATCTATACAGGCATGAGAATCAGCTAATTATTGACTCTGAGGAAGCAAGATATTGATTTAGTCGAGCAGACTATTACAATTAAAGAAAGTAAGACTATCGCTGGAAGAAATAGAATCATGCCAATACATCCAAGATTGAAAGATTTAATACAAAGTAGGTATGAATATTCCTGCATTGATAATCTAGTTTCATCAACAACCTATAAAAAACCTTTAATCTATGTTAATTATTTAAATCGCTTATTTACACCTATTATGGAAACTCTTAAT from Sebaldella termitidis ATCC 33386 includes the following:
- a CDS encoding ImmA/IrrE family metallo-endopeptidase — its product is MIVLYDDLGDLKGYYKHPRGRKVIVVNSLLSKFAQIIVLAHELGHAILHSGSTVALMHRHILQYSSIMENEANKFAAELLLNGYDTDNIEYSYCYCDEVSNDENDRVLLERLREFKFSNKY
- a CDS encoding ImmA/IrrE family metallo-endopeptidase, translating into MKHPQGRKVIVVNSLLSKFAQIIVLAHELGHAILYSGSTVALMHRHILQYSNIMENEANKFAAELLLNGYDTDNIEYYYCYCDEVSNDEILLERLREFKFSNKYQIYKEIT
- a CDS encoding tyrosine-type recombinase/integrase, whose product is MTLRKQDIDLVEQTITIKESKTIAGRNRIMPIHPRLKDLIQSRYEYSCIDNLVSSTTYKKPLIYVNYLNRLFTPIMETLNMDHTPHDCRHTFATRLNDTGGNSTAIKKMIDHESFALTKKVYTHKKVDELRKALELVN